Proteins found in one Lepeophtheirus salmonis chromosome 9, UVic_Lsal_1.4, whole genome shotgun sequence genomic segment:
- the LOC121124375 gene encoding gamma-crystallin 1 translates to MYFCGIIFCLIFHICLGFTRETEIIGIKVYDRINLQGDSREFTGYQRDLRSEGFDNKVCSASMDGIWILYEHLDFNTKDGMSYFAWGNSYDVLNFGKMKYHTSSLRSAGIGNFLQRSTLNFYEKEGFGGREQYYSGDFPFLMEEMNFHSLIITGCEPWTLYDDKFFDGDRICVFPGDEDRCYPGFFPRHEDFGYFGSRVQSARIGCFSEVKARVSNILPNNLFSFDANSTDVLRQL, encoded by the coding sequence atgtatttttgcgGAATAatcttttgtttgatttttcacATCTGCCTTGGATTTACTCGTGAGACAGAGATAATTGGCATCAAAGTTTATGATAGAATCAATTTACAGGGAGATTCCCGAGAATTTACGGGGTATCAGAGGGATTTACGATCAGAAGGATTTGACAATAAAGTTTGCTCTGCATCAATGGATGGAATATGGATCTTGTATGagcatttagattttaataCGAAAGATGGGATGTCCTATTTTGCATGGGGCAATTCCTATGATGTACTGAACTTTGGAAAGATGAAATATCATACATCTTCACTACGAAGTGCTGGCATTGGTAACTTTCTTCAGAGATCCACattaaatttctatgaaaaggAAGGCTTTGGTGGAAGAGAGCAATACTATAGTGgggattttccttttttaatggaGGAAATGAACTTTCATTCTCTTATCATCACTGGATGTGAACCATGGACTCTTTATGATGATAAGTTCTTTGATGGAGATCGAATTTGCGTATTTCCTGGTGATGAGGATAGGTGCTATCCTGGTTTTTTCCCAAGGCACGAAGACTTTGGATATTTTGGCTCGAGAGTTCAAAGTGCAAGGATTGGATGCTTTTCAGAAGTCAAAGCTCGTGTATCCAACAttcttccaaataatttattttcttttgatgcCAACTCTACAGATGTTTTAAGACAGTTATAA
- the BBS9 gene encoding protein PTHB1 produces MSLFNVQELWSNNDFGSSDELSPKGATLVSLLGNVEDQIVLGFNSGILRILDPKSGENESQGAILLEVKLDEPILEVAYGKFVGSNSSLAVLHPKGVHVFSPLQKTNNEETLKLELAYKHSIKNSCYSLTYGPFGGAKQRDYLCVQTLEGAIVVFEQETFGFSRNLSDRFILPTPIIYTQRTDSFIVFSSDFQLNSYKYQSLAIESNSESEGRTSESWRVDLSDEILDIQEIASSVSQQPNTIIALCMKNLFILYDTGIILFTKKLNFNPITLLIYPPPFNMDEEVKKTMIAIASDSKSLYLMENTTLKWISQLPFVPLRVFRGNFNSNGVIQRGLLSLISPNGTVNISYLGTNPSFFVAPPLEKENIDHKKYNEEYQRLNQVIENMNNDTSKEKKSHSLMTVETDESFQRCFYTTNYEDDDKIMLQIQLNISVSSTVQSVKVSFDTSGPFRIECRTTYIPEIENDTSIKAFVYLADLDYAPKSNHVSLRIMFFANQTPNYIKKDIYLPLILAWKPHSPVKDAAYKITLHTNGPSHIDIIDLFEQFVVDNTMTNAVGFVLGHSRGTKKVTILGSKSSQRYRVQSDDLSSLWIFVQEFQMRLKAKYGFNLIYNSAQLPLNDYINEIEQHTKKRQDYEKLEHSFAQQSSLFRAIEKRLLNRFKDKTPGQLTSLDTLLESTYRRVQKIVDLMESAERDLNVSSTKLSCITKTLHQLITLYPSSKKLELLPALADYHDNDWEERTDGVLGFYLGNPTTPFKDLNRLKKRIHQLIDRIMEENENVSINPRAPICVLGDEFDDIEIVT; encoded by the exons ATGTCGCTGTTCAATGTTCAGGAATTGTGGTCCAACAATGATTTCGGAAGCTCAGACGAGCTTTCTCCAAAAGGAGCAACCCTAGTCTCTCTTCTAGGAAACGTTGAGGATCAGATCGTTCTTGGTTTTAACTCTGGTATTCTAAGGATACTGGATCCAAAGAGTGGTGAAAATGAGAGTCAAGGTGCTATTTTACTCGAAGTCAAGCTTGACGAACCTATTTTGGAGGTTGCTTATGGGAAATTTGTGGGTTCTAATTCCAGCCTTGCAGTTTTGCATCCAAAGGGTGTCCACGTATTTTCTCCACTTCAAAAAACGAACAATGAGGAGACTTTGAAGCTAGAATTAGCTTATAAAcactcaattaaaaattcatgCTATAGTTTGACCTATGGTCCTTTCGGAGGAGCGAAGCAAAGAGACTATCTTTGTGTGCAAACACTGGAAGGTGCTATAGTTGTTTTTGAACAAGAAACATTTGGTTTTTCAAGAAATCTATCCGATCGATTCATTCTCCCAACTCCTATTATTTACACGCAAAGAACAGatagttttattgttttttcttcagaCTTTCAGCTCAATTCCTACAAATATCAATCATTGGCCATTGAAAGTAATAGTGAGAGTGAGGGTAGAACTTCAGAGAGCTGGAGAGTTGATCTGAGTGATGAAATACTGGATATTCAAg aaatagcCTCAAGTGTTTCCCAACAGCCAAACACAATTATTGCACTATGTATGAAAAATCTGTTCATACTCTACGATACAGgaatcatattatttacaaagaagCTGAATTTTAATCCAATAACACTTCTTATTTACCCACCACCTTTCAATATGGATGAAGAAGTGAAAAAG ACAATGATAGCAATAGCGTCGGATAGCAAGTCCCTGTACTTAATGGAGAATACGACTCTGAAATGGATATCACAGCTTCCCTTTGTACCACTACGAGTATTTAGAGGGAATTTCAATTCAAATGGAGTTATTCAAAGAGGCCTTTTATCCCTTATTTCTCCTAATGGAACTGTAAATATTTCCTACTTGGGAACAAACCCATCCTTTTTTGTCGCCCCTCCATTGGAAAAAGAGAATATTGACCATAAAAAGTACAATGAGGAATATCAACGATTAAACCAAgtaattgaaaatatgaataacgatacttcaaaagaaaagaaaagtcatTCCTTAATGACAGTTGAAACAGATGAGTCATTTCAGAGATGTTTTTACACCACAAACTATGAGGACGATGACAAAATAATGTTACAAatccaattaaatatttctgTATCTTCTACAGTACAAAGTGTAAAAGTTTCATTTGACACATCAGGACCATTTAGAATAGAGTGTAGAACTACTTATATCCCAGAAATAGAGAATGATACGTCCATAAAagcatttgtatatttagctGATTTAGATTATGCTCCAAAAAGTAATCATGTATCTCTTCGAATTATGTTTTTCGCAAATCAGACaccaaattatatcaaaaaggaCATTTATTTGCCGCTGATCCTTGCTTGGAAGCCACATTCTCCTGTTAAAGATGCAGcctataaaataactttacacACAAATGGTCCTTCTCATATCGATATTATAGATctttttgaacaatttgtagTAGATAATACAATGACAAATGCTGTTGGATTCGTATTGGGCCACTCCAGGGggacaaaaaaagtaactaTTCTTGGATCAAAGTCATCACAAAGATATAGAGTGCAAAGTGACGATTTATCTTCTTTGTGGATATTTGTACAAGAATTTCAAATGAGGCTTAAGGCTAAGTATGGATTTAATCTCATTTATAATTCAGCTCAACTCCCCCTCAATGattacataaatgaaattgagCAACATACAAAGAAACGCCAAGATTATGAAAAACTCGAACATTCTTTTGCACAACAATCCTCACTTTTTAGAGCCATAGAAAAAAGATTGCTCAACAGATTTAAAGATAAAACTCCTGGGCAATTGACAAGTCTTGATACATTATTAGAGAGTACTTATCGAAGAGtacaaaaaattgttgatttaaTGGAGTCAGCAGAAAGAGATCTGAATGTTTCCTCAACAAAGTTATCTTGTATAACTAAAACATTACATCAATTAATTACACTTTATCCAAGTTCAAAAAAACTGGAATTACTTCCAGCTTTAGCAGATTATCATGATAACGATTGGGAAGAAAGAACGGATGGGGTTCTGGGATTTTACTTGGGAAATCCAACGACACCATTTAAAGATTTAAACAggcttaaaaaaagaattcatcaATTGATTGATAGAATCATGGAGGAAAACGAAAATGTTTCAATCAATCCACGTGCTCCTATTTGTGTCTTGGGTGACGAATTTGACGATATCGAAATTGTGACATAA